caaactttCTCAAATgggaagatttgctgcttttcttcatcttgtAAGAACGTAAATTGAATCTTTGGATTTCAGACAAACCAAACAAGCTGAAgacgtcatcttgggctttgggaaattttggacattttaaagaTCCAAACGGATAATTAGTCAATCGAAAAGATAATCGGGAGATGAATCCATAGTGAATATGATCATGTGCTGCAGCCCTAAATCCAATCTTATTCATCTTTTAGGAATTCCATCATGAAAAAAATTATGACAAAAAAGTTAGCaaaaatgttgttatttttcaaataacaGCCACATTACTCCCTTTGCACTGCATCCTGACACTTCTGGTCCATGTCGTCCACAgcatattgttgtttttttttttttaatattcactgTGGACTCGTCTGAAGCTCCAGATCACACCTGGGTTTGACTTTGATGACGTCATGTCTCGATGAGTTTCTCTATAGTTCCTGTTACACATGCACTGCAACCCGGGACCCTGTCTGGAAGTTATCCTGAAGAGCTCTACGAGACAACGTTTACCCTGCCAGCTCCCTAGCACCAAGTCTGTGTAATGTCCATGTGTGAATAGAGGAGGTCCATGTCTGGAGAGTGCCTGGTGTGTGGATGATGTTTCTACCATGCAGCTGACGCGAAACCAGAAGTATAAACGTCCATGAAGAAGAAAGGTCATTTACACAGAAATACCAATAAAATGTCTGCTGACAGGAGAGATAATGAGCTTCGCTGCTTATGACAAGCAGTCAGAGCCATACAATATTAATAAAGTTATAATAGAACAAAATAACAACTACAtggaaacatctaaaaaaaaaaaaaaaaaacctcttgaaaatcaaaatgttgatgtttttctgatgGGGTATCTCCATAAAATACCCTGCAGCTGCCTTTCTGCCCTTCCTGGGTTTCTCACCTGAGCTGACGGGTCCCTGGATGGCAGTGGTGATGCTGTGGGTGCCGTTCTGTGTGATGGCCTTAATGGGCAGCTGGTGCTGACCCATGGGGGCCTGCTGCACTATGGtaacagtctgcaggggggtGGCTGACTGGGTGCTCTGGATGATGCGACTGGAGCCGCCTATAGAGGTGATGGTGGGAACTGTTTCCACTTTGACTGAGAAGACGAGAGAACATTTCAACAAGGACGTCAGTAAatcagtgaaaaagaaaaaacaactaaatagtTCAGTGGTACAGTTAACAGCAAGATTCTGATTCATTTACTATATTGATGGATAAACCATAGACTTTTCTGAACAAATAAACTGGCTTTACGTTCAGATTAGATTCAGTTTCTCATTGCACAGAGCACAAGTATTAAGACAACAAAATGCAGTTTAGCATCTAAGCAGAAGTGCAGAAAGAGTGATATGGAAATGATATGGAAACTCATCTGGCTtcaacagttttatttattactttgccaattcagagaaaaaaaaaagtcggcCCTCGACAGCAGTGGATGACAACATTCCCCACCGTGCTCCCGtctcacctttgacctctgtgtgCTCCCCGTTCTCCTGCAGCTCGCTGTTGTTGAGGATGGTGGCGGGCTGGGTGATGACGGCGGCGGGGCTGAGGGACCCGGCTGGGATCTGCTGCAGGACGTGGACAGTCTGGACAGCAGGCTGGGAGGTGCTGGTGCTCACTGGGGAGGCCATGGTGTAGGTCACTGGCTTGATGGTTTGAGGTAACTGACGCTGGACTGCTATGAGTACCGGCTGGTTGTTAACAGGCGAGCCTGGAACAGATACACAAGAACATACGATATTTACACAGGAACCATGAGGTTTATTCATGGTCATtatagaaatgtgaaatatggggACACCGGTACAGGCACTCAGGATGTGCAAACACAGCCTCAAGAAGATAAAGatgggaaaaaagaaatcatgatGGCAGCAGAGGAAACAGACCAGGAAGCCATCTCAATTTACATTCATGCCAGGTAATGTAATGGCTGGGGCCAGTTTCAAAGCAGCATCAAATTAAGCTATCCATGTGTAACACTGCTAGATCGGTTTAACAAGGCCTGTAACTGTTTTAACTGAAGACAATCAAGTGTTCCAGCAAACAATGTGAGCTGCAATAAAAATTTAACGGCCCCTTTTATAGTTTAACAGTGAAATCAGCTGGTGAGAACTGTTTTATACGTCTTTCATTTGTGACTTTAATTAATAGCATTAATACTTCGTACAGGCATGTTCAGAAACTGATGGCTGCAGTCAAGTGAGCAGAAACAATGTGGGTGACTGTGCATCTTAAAAAGGAAGAGCTGAGAAGAATCAACTTGACAatgagtaaaaaataaataaatgtgcacacacgCCGCTTTAAAGCactgtgacagagagacagaggcactGCAAGGCACAGGGCGCCTCATACCTGACGTGTTTTGTGCAAAGCGCGCTTCCTGGATGACTGCTAGTTTGGGCTGGACCACCGTGGTGGACGCAGGGGCAGGAGCCGAGGAGGTCTCCAGCTCCAGAGGAACCGGGGAGCCCTCTCGTGATAGGCTGTCGGGGGTCTGGACGCCGCTGGAGTGAGCGGAGAGAACCCCCGAGTGATTGGGAGACGCTGGGGCACTCCTGAGGGTCGGAAAGAAGAGTCAGGTAAAGTCTCAAACATCGGTGTTAGTATTCAGGTTGGTTCCTGGTCAGTTTGGAGCCCCTGTGTCCATGACTGAGAGAAGtttaaatagtttttggacaacaatggagctctttGGCAGAGAAGAGTAAGAGTCACTagattttggcaatattaggACCATTTCATGGTTGTTTTTATAGATTTTCACAGTAAATTGAGTTTTCAGTCTTGTACACTGTTGTCATATTAGGCTGCCCctttctgaaaaatgtttctTAAGTGTTGCAATTGTTTGGAATTATGCATCTTCAGCATGtgtttatataaatgtataagTTATATGGGGTGGCATTTAGTTAGTTATGTTTTCACAGTACCTTTCACAGAGGTCAAAATattgccaaaataaaagcaaccaaTGCACATGTGGTGCTCTTCCATTGATGAGAAAGGTCAGTTACTGCCATGGATGGAGCTCTACAGTGCACGACAGACAGGCTGTTGAAATCTAGATCGTGTGAGCTTATTTATGATTCAATCTCAAGCAAAACATTTATAAGCCAAGAAAACAATACtggtaataatataataataataataatgatactgaTAAACAGCAGGCAGTGTAGGAGTCTGCAGTTCAGCAGTGATTCTGTATCTGAATTAAAGCAGGAGTGTGTGACAGACGGTGGGTGTGAGAGCAGACCTGGAGGAGAGGGGTCCGTGTGGGGTCCTGAAGCAGGGGACCCCCCGGGGCCTTCGTTTCCTGAAGGCCTGCTCGATGAGCTTGCTCTCGGAGGACGGGTCTATCCTCCAGAACGAGCCTTTGCCCGGCTCCTCCTGCGACCGCGCCACTTTGATGAAATAACGGTTCAACGACAGGTTGTGACGGATCGAGTTCTGCAACAGAGGAAACGTGCGAGTGGCAAGGATGTTTGTTATTGATGTTTTACAGGTTATATTCATGACTACTTTTAGGCAAATTGTGCACTGAGGTTTGGATGCAGAGCCTCTTCAGCAGGTCTGTAGTATTTATACTGTGTTCTCCAACAACCATCAAAAGGCTACAGCTTACCTGCCAGCCCTTGTCTGCAGTCCTGTAGTAGGGGTAGTTCTTTGTGATGTGATTGTAGATTCCATTTAGGGTGAGCTGCTTGTCCGTAGCCAGTGTTATGGCCTGGACAATCAGCTGTGCATAGGAGTATGGAGGTTTGGAGTCATCCTGTGGAgcagaggagaaacacacataaaggAATCACACTACAGGCCGTACACCTGGTGCCCAGGAAACAAACTGTCCTCATCAATATGGGCCATTTGGACTAAATCACCCAGGTCTGCAAATACagattatttctattattgatctgattattttctccattaatggTTTCATTCAATCGTCTCAGTGTGACGCATCACTGATTGTGGTGTGGTGGTAAACACAAACGTGCTGTACGCAGTTCACTTGTGTCACATTGCTTATTCAAATGTCAGTGTACaaagtttgattttaatgtTATGCAGAATCATGAAGTCTctgtactgtttgtgtttgtgaacgTTAAACACCGCGAAAATGACTTCATGTCATATTAGAGGTTTATATGAAAGCATCTCTGGATTTACTTGAAAGAAGATGTGTGGGAGTATTAGAGGGCAGTGGCACTGGTGAACTGGGTCAAAACTACACTCTAAAGTGAAATAAGTgatgaaatgttgaaaacagAGTCCCAAAGTATAAAAGGTCATGTCTGAAGGAGACTTGCCCAGCAGAGTGAGAGAACCTTATTCCTGCTCTCACCTTGGGACTGTCCCCTCCAGAGGCGTCTTTGTCGTTCTCAGGCTGGGAGTTGTCATTCataagctgcagctctgcagagctgacCATACGCCCGCCCATCCTGTAGCCTGAGGAGCCTGCGCCCCGCGGGCTGGAGGGGCATGAGTTAGCAgcactgcaggaaaaaaacaacaagactTTCAGCTGCCAAGAAACGTTAAGGCAAAACGCAAAGTCCACAACAATCAAGGAATAAGTCTCCAAACATAGGTTTGGATTAAATCTAATGTTTAACTAGACTGTCCTGTCCCAGAGGGGGCACAGTTAGGCTCCCTGGCTCGGCTCTTCCGcaatctgtgctgcagtggcACGCTTTTGGCCGACTTCTATGCAAATCGCCCTACCTCACAGATTGTCTGGAATACTGCAGTCGCTGGAGGAGCCACAATCACGCCTGAAGCATTCAAATCTTGATCAAGAGTAATTATCCAGTTAATAGACTAAATAATCAGGGGATGAAGAGGCTTAATGTAAAGGATCATTTCCATATGTAATGCCTATTTCAGTACTCGGGTCACTGTGGAGATGTTGGTAAACCATATGCTACACCTGCTGCCTCTTTCATCACGCTGACTGTCTGCCATCggtaaacacattttatcatatAACCTTCACATGGGACACGTATGACAGAAGAAACCTGGTTGGTTTTCAGCCATCTGGCTGAGATCAGGGGTTGAGAGGATCTAGGAGTCTGAGATGGAGCCGCCTCTCCCTCTGAGCCATGCAGTCGGTGAACTAAGCCTAAGCTGATCACCAGATAGGGGCCACGTCAAGGTCAGCTGACACCTCAAGGTCAACTAGGAGCAGTGAGGGAGTGACTTTTCTCACCACTGTGCACTGATCTAGGACCTGAGATTCAGTAAACTCAGTATTTACCAAGCTCTTGGAAAGAAGTCCTAAACTTAgtaaaaacttttcttttttcctgtgacagatttggtttggtttattgACAACATTCTCATGTATTTAGAAAATGCAACATGTCAAACCCTGTCTTTAACTAATATCCAACATGATCCCTGGTGTTTTCATTGGCACAGGCATTAAATGTCTGACATTAAGAAACGAGACccaaaaactagaaaaaaaatattattaatattattattatttaattagaATTTGGAATTGGGATCCAAATAAAGTGAACCCACTGGCAAACTGATCAGATTTATGGATTCATCTTCAAACTGGCCTTGAACCAGagcagtaaatgaaaaaaaactgaacgCTAAGTTGAGAGAAATAACCACAGTAGTGGGTGAATTATTATAACAATTAGTCACACAAAGAAGAGAGACTACCAGACTGCTTCAGGCTGCTGAATACGTGATCATTTGCAGTGGGGAGTACCTGATGGTGCCAGTAGGCGATGGCAGGGGGCTCATTAGGTGAGCGATGTTGTCTGGAATGTTGATGGTCAGGGGGGAGATCTGGGGCTGCACTGGTTTCACTGGGGACTCCGGAGCTTCACGCTTCACTTTCTTCCCACTGGACAGGGCTGTGAATGTGATCTTGATGTTTGTGCTGGGGAACCTGAAAGTGCACCTgtggcaggaaaaacagagagagggttTAAGTGCTGGGAACTCTGTCTGTGAAAGCATCAATTCAAAAGGCAAACTGACTCAGTGAGTGCTTGATAACACCAAATAAACCTCAGCTATGCTTTGCTGATTTTTATTGCTGACTTTAATTGGCTTAGAGAGACAATGTGCTAGTTAACTCAATTTGAATACTGATGCAATTTCTCCCAGCACCATCTGATCTTTGTTGGAAAACCAGAGGATTTATCACAGATAGCTCTGTTATCACACTGCGGAGGACTGGAGCACAAACTGGAGCTGCTCTGGTGAGACTGTTTTGAGAGAGCGGACAGGCCTAAATTAGGCCGAGtggtaaatataaaaacatgctTAAGGCTCAGCGGCCTCTCCACCTTGTCCACATTTAAATAACACACCCCAGATGGCAAAGTGCGCTTCTTTGTTGTGATTAGTAGTGTTGATAAaatgataattgattaattctTCGGTCCATCTAAGTCGAGAGAAAATCAAAcgacaaaatgttttaaaattattaCTTATCACacataaaactgtaaatattcATTACCTCctcaaatgtgtatttttagtcACAGCgtattgaatatctttgggttttggactgttgattgAACAAAACAAGTGATGAAGATGGAACAAGGAGACAGACGAGGGCTCTTTTACCATTTCGgctaattaataatgaaaataatcaatactTAAAGCTCAAGCAACGATTTAAGACAATTACATCACCACTTGATTATTGTATTTTCCGCAATGACTTTCTACacattgcaaaacaaaaaaaaagacaggaaggaACTTCTTCCCTTTGCCTTTAAATGGAATGCTCCTTGTTGCTGAACTGAATTGTGGTCAATGAGGCTGGCAtccctgctgctgccatggATCTCCTGAAGTTATTGTAGTTCTTCACACTGAGAAAACTAGCTTGCCGCACTGAGCTGAAAGTCATGACACCAAACCATCTGAAACACGATGTGTAGAAGCAATTTGGACTTGACAACGAAGGTAGAAAGAACCTTGGATAAAGATGAAACTGCTTTCAAAAATGCTAGTGCCTAACGGAAACATGCTGAAGTTACAATAGGCACATCAAGGCTCATTAATGATATGTAATACTGGTGTACATGTCAGCTAACACATATCAAGAGCTCAGTGCTTATCTTGATTCAGAGTTTCTACAGCTTTTAAGAGGGAGATTCAAGCACTTTCAGGGTACCTAAACTATTAAAAGCTGTATCACCAGGCTTCCTTTATACCAACAGCAATCAGAGTAtactgtcacacaaacacatctgatGACGGGTTTCCTTTCAAATATTAGAATTAGACTTCTGGTTTGTACAttacatacaaaaatacattatggTTAAAATGTTAGGATTTTCCCAGCTGCGGAGGCTCTGTAGGAACCTTGTCATTCAGTGAGGTAGCAGAAACGTTTTGTACAGTGTTTCTGAAACAGTGTTGTGAACACCTGCACAATCTAATGCAACAGGTCTGCATCACTGAGGTCTACAGTTTCCTGAAGAGACATTAAAAGCAATGTACAACTGAAAAATTCCTGCCGTCCTTATTCTCCATTTGATTTACAAAACTACACCATCcaacaaaatggacaaaatggAGTTTCTGTTGGCAACGTCATTGCATTCCTGAGTTTTAGGGTGGATCCCttgtaattaaaatattttggaTATGATAAAAGCAAAAGAGTCACCGTTGGTAGTGTAGACATTTACATCTGAGGGATGAAAAGCATTCAGATACCAGTTAAAGAAGGAGGAACAGCTCTAAATCACTTTTAGGATCAGGCTGTCTGACACCCTGGAGACAGAGCGggcacacattttcatttagtaAGAGTGCCAGGCACagcactttttccttttttcaccaGGCCCTCACAGAGCTTGCATCTGCTGAGAGAACCGTTTCCCCGACACCTACATCTCAAATTAGCTTTGCCAGTCACAGGAGGAGACTGAAACACTTCCTGGAGCCAGACTGGTGAGGGGAGACACTTTCATTATGCATTTGCCCTCCAAGCACCCTTTCAGGAAGGGTGCAGAATTCTTTGTGGATCTGATGAAGTTGTGGTAGATCTTTAAATAACATCAGAGCCGTCCTCAACATCTAGCGGCGGTGTGTAACTGACAGAGTGAGGACAATGAGatctaaatatattaataaatagtaaaatatcaaaaacactGCCGTATATcacagtcacaaaaacaaacaagctcaGCTGTCAAACCTTAGAGCAGCTCTGATGCAGGATTATTGGATAATGAGGACTGTATATGGTACATTACAGCGTTGGTCCAGTGTCTCTGAAACATCAGACTGTGCATGTGGGACTACATTTTACTATTCAGGGACTTGTCTTTTAGTGGAATACTTTTCTCTAATGCCTTGGTTTGGCTGATACATGCATGACCTTTCTGCACTAAACCTTTTTCTcgtgtaacaaaataaaacaaacgtCTCAAATGCATCTGTGTTTATTGTGGTGTGAACACAAGCAGCTGTGGGAGAACTTTTCCAAAACTGTCTGGAATGAGCAAAGTTTTGAGATTAGGTCAGTAAGTATCTGATCATGGAATAAGTGAACCAAATGGAAGAAAAATTTGACTGGAAATTGGGTAATTACTTTTGATACTATGGACACATATTGGTTGCTATGCAGCCAACCAAGTGTTTGTATAATTATTTATCATCAATTAATCTACTGACTGTTGTCTTAGTTGTTCAGTCTATAAACCTCTCATTCTTTCACAAATGAATGACCAAAACGATGACAAAACTTTTAAACGACGTCATAAAGACACCAAAGCTTTGGCACAATGATATGTTATTGCACTGATATCCAGatattcaagattcaaagcgtttattatcatgtgtactGTGCAGAAACAGGcttccctgtacaatgaaaatcttactttgccatccacaaagaagaagagtaaaaaaaggagaggataaatataaaataaactactattgctacataaatatatttacaaaatgtgcaattttattaacataaagcaaagtgaatgtgcagattagaggtagttgGGTGTTGTtgactcctatcggctgttaaggagcctgatggcggagggaaagtTTCTGAGTCTGGATGTCCTGCACTTCAaactcctgtacctccggcctgaggggaggagatatGAATTGAATAATCAGATATAATGTAGTCTGAAAAGTTTTACGGCTGAGACGAGGAAATATCTGGTCAGAGATTAAGTAAGCAAGCCTTAAGATCTGACCAAGGATTCACTGCCAACTTTTCACACCTGGATGCTCAAACCTATAGCCACATATTGGTCAGCATTCAAAAATACTGAAGGTCCACAGCGTGCCCTACTATCAGCTAACTGCTAAGCTGACTAAATGTTTCAGCGCTACATGCAACATGTCACTTTCAATTCATAATTAGACACTTTTAATTGTCTGACTGGGGCTCAATGGTATGGAGAGCTGTTTCCACATTGCTGAGTGTCCCCCTCAAAGCATGCATTCATTGAAGCCTCTTTATCAGCCCTATTTTCCTCATGTATGAACAATAAGGCCAGAACtccaaagacacaaacacacagttgctATGCTGCCGAGCTGCGAGGCCGGCGACAAACAAAGCTTGTTCAACTGAAAACTTTCACTTGGTTTTCACCCCACACCCACCCTGCGAAAAAAGAGAATGTAAACAAAAGAAGACAGGAAGAGCACCGACTTGGAGAGAATTTGCGGGTGTGGAAGAGGacggggaggggaggaggggagggggaaagggggAAGGCCATTCCTTTCTGCTCGGTCTGTTTACATCACCAATGAGGAATCCCTGGAATACAACCGAGCTGTCCCCTGGGCCACAGCTCTGCAGGCTCTCTCATGCTGTCAATCTGCTTCTTAAACTGCACCCGTCTTGTCACAGACAGTGACAGTTGTCCTCACTAGCTTGAGGATTTAAGTAATGCATGTGAGCCAATGCTAGGTAGGTGCCTTACTTATGGAAGTCTGTGTAGTAAAGACCGCCGCTGATTAAAAGCTCTGTATTGGCAGTAAGCCTGATCAATATGAGGATCTGAAACCACTGCTGCACCTTCCTTGTTCCTTATGATGGCCATATAATGAAATGTATATGTGATGTGGCTACAAGCAGTGCAGACATTGATTTAACCGTCAATGTGAAGAATACTTTCAGCTTCAGGAAATATTTTTATGCAAAATACACCCAAACAGTGTAGTGGTGCAGGGATCACATCATGTCAAAACAAGCTTTTTATTTGTGCAgtacggaaaaaaaaaaaagtggtctCACATTGAGGGATTGCACAATAGCTGAGAGCAGTGTGGGAAGCCTGGCCCATCTTGGCAGAGGCTGGTAGGTTTGTCTACATTACAAGTCACTTCGGTAAATAAACTGGATCCACTTTTTGGCGTGCTAAAATCCCAAATCAATCTGTCTGGTCAAAATGTAAACAAGCtggtttgttttactttttcaccAGACATGAACATCCCATTCTGGTTTGTATTTTCAATTCTACACAACCAACAATTATTATTGTATTCAATATAAAAGGGGGAAATCATCACAAGTTCACATTTGGGCAGCTGGAGCAAACAAATGTTGACTTTTGTTTGATGAACGACCAAAATAGTGCAGCAGAGCAACTTTCTGTCCATCAGCTaaacaattaataaaataaGTGTTTCAGAATGAATTAAGTTGGGAGCCCAGAATGACATTTTGGCTTAATAAACCACAAACAGTTAAGCGATGATCAGAATGGCCACATACCTTGTAGCAGCAAACTTACACTTATCTTTTCTGTAACTTTATCTGTATCAGCCACTCAAACATGGCCTCCATCCAAAGCAggcagcattattattatttttttttttactagaatACAAATGCCAACCTATTGGTAAAGTGAGGGTTACAGATTCCTCTGTGTGATGAATATTTTTCAGAAAGCAGCCCATTTCACAAGAGCACGTCATCAACAACCCGAAAAGTTCAACAATGCAGGCTGCAACCTGCACAACATAGCTCAGAAAGTTGAGGGCTACACCAACCTCCCTGCCAAAAACCTCTtactttattttcaaatgaactACTAGCCTCGAAatcttttcaaaatgaataGTGTTAGCAAAGTGTTGGTGAAACACACTGGCTAGCTTGACTTCGGCTGGTTTGATTAGAGGCCAAAGGTCCCGCAGGCTCCGCTGTAGTGAGCCGGCAGGGCGGGGACGGGCTGGTTTGTTTACGTTTCGGGGTCGACGGGAGCTCCATTCACAACtacagagaagctgcagctAACTGCTAGCTAACATGTTTGCATGACAACAAGGGCGAACGCAAACAGTATCACAAGATATACATTTGTGACTTGGAAGAGCCCACGTGATAGAAAACGCTACCACTAGTCAACATCAACAATAGCGTCCTCATAGCTATGAGCTAGCTTGGTTCTTTCGGCTCCAATGCAGACACTGTGGTATGCAGTACCGCCAAGTTAATCACAGAGGGAATGTGGGACGAAGGCAGGGGGCTAATTAACACTGTTGCTAACAAATATGTCAACAAAGAAAATGGCTTTGGAAACAGGATGTGGAGTtcttgctaacatgctaaaacaCGTGGTCCTCTCGACCCTGCCGGCCAACATAAACTCTGTGTTGTGAACTGTTAACTTTAGCCGAATGGCTACTAGTGCTAGCATCCACATGTTGGGGGAACTTACATTCGTGGTAGCTGCAGAGGAGGGGCGCCCCGTCTGAGGAACACTCCGTCTACAAACACCCCGTTTTTACCGAGACACCTCAGGTAGAAATCCCCGCTGCCGGTGCCGTCGTCGCTGGCGGTGAATATTTCCAGATGTCGTCGGGAGATGAAGCTGGAGTGGCCCATGCTCACGTCCACGGAGCCCTGAGACGAGTTCCGGCCGATGGTCACCGAGC
This genomic window from Pempheris klunzingeri isolate RE-2024b chromosome 17, fPemKlu1.hap1, whole genome shotgun sequence contains:
- the foxk2b gene encoding forkhead box protein K2, translating into MAVVSGSSGPVARLEGREFEYMMKKRSVTIGRNSSQGSVDVSMGHSSFISRRHLEIFTASDDGTGSGDFYLRCLGKNGVFVDGVFLRRGAPPLQLPRMCTFRFPSTNIKITFTALSSGKKVKREAPESPVKPVQPQISPLTINIPDNIAHLMSPLPSPTGTISAANSCPSSPRGAGSSGYRMGGRMVSSAELQLMNDNSQPENDKDASGGDSPKDDSKPPYSYAQLIVQAITLATDKQLTLNGIYNHITKNYPYYRTADKGWQNSIRHNLSLNRYFIKVARSQEEPGKGSFWRIDPSSESKLIEQAFRKRRPRGVPCFRTPHGPLSSRSAPASPNHSGVLSAHSSGVQTPDSLSREGSPVPLELETSSAPAPASTTVVQPKLAVIQEARFAQNTSGSPVNNQPVLIAVQRQLPQTIKPVTYTMASPVSTSTSQPAVQTVHVLQQIPAGSLSPAAVITQPATILNNSELQENGEHTEVKVKVETVPTITSIGGSSRIIQSTQSATPLQTVTIVQQAPMGQHQLPIKAITQNGTHSITTAIQGPVSSAPVVASPLHLLAAHASASASLPTKRQNGDQLASEQPDAKRIKSEGEAALAPAAAADSDSSAANDPGHVN